One genomic window of Clostridioides sp. ES-S-0054-01 includes the following:
- the srtB gene encoding class B sortase, with translation MKKLYRVIINIMLILVIFYSGFNIYSKLTKYNHDTKTSSELQEKEYKKEDLSKINSDFKFWLSVENTNINYPVVQSKDNSYYLDRDFYKKESISGTLFMDYRNKSFDDQNVIIYGHNMKNKTMFNNLNKFKDDKFFKENNQIKIIINEKEFLYDVFSAYIVESDYDYLKTSFNSESDYQNYIKDITSKSLHKSPIKVNGNDKIVTLSTCTYEFDDARMVIHGKLASN, from the coding sequence TTGAAAAAATTATATAGAGTAATAATTAACATTATGCTAATATTAGTAATATTTTACAGTGGATTTAATATATACTCGAAACTTACCAAATACAATCATGACACTAAAACATCCTCAGAACTTCAAGAAAAAGAATATAAAAAAGAGGACTTATCAAAAATTAACAGTGATTTTAAATTTTGGCTTTCTGTTGAAAATACAAATATAAACTATCCAGTTGTACAATCTAAAGATAATTCTTACTATCTTGACAGAGATTTTTATAAAAAAGAATCCATTTCAGGTACATTGTTCATGGATTATAGAAATAAATCTTTTGATGACCAAAATGTCATAATATATGGACATAATATGAAAAATAAAACTATGTTTAATAATCTAAATAAGTTTAAAGATGATAAATTTTTTAAAGAAAATAACCAAATAAAAATTATAATTAATGAAAAAGAGTTTTTATATGATGTTTTTTCTGCTTACATTGTAGAATCAGATTATGATTATTTAAAAACGAGTTTTAACAGTGAATCAGATTATCAAAATTACATAAAAGATATTACTTCTAAATCATTACACAAATCACCTATCAAGGTAAACGGTAATGATAAAATAGTTACACTTTCTACTTGTACTTATGAATTTGATGATGCTAGAATGGTTATTCATGGTAAATTAGCTTCAAATTAG
- the pdaA gene encoding delta-lactam-biosynthetic de-N-acetylase, with amino-acid sequence MFRKVLYFLTLLSISIFFIVGCSNSQSKQNANRNNETQLQEDTKKIDSDKDTSNVVVSDGTDKPSKNTNNNDNNKLDVSSLDNTALDWFYIPNNKHQTPEVNTEIGFKFSDYDAIYNGPTKDGQKTLYLTFDEGYENGYTSKILDILKQNQVKAVFFVTSPYIKENNDLVKRMVSEGHIVGNHSKTHPSMPTKTSNLKNFNDEFYDVEKLYKDVTGKDMVKFFRPPMGKYSEKSLAMTKNLGYKTVFWSFAYRDWDTEKQPSHEEATQKIMDNLHDGSILLLHAVSKTSTEILNDFISNARKLGYEFELLKY; translated from the coding sequence ATGTTTAGAAAGGTATTATATTTTTTAACACTACTTTCTATATCTATTTTTTTTATTGTTGGATGTTCAAATTCACAAAGCAAGCAAAACGCAAATCGAAATAATGAAACACAATTACAAGAAGATACTAAAAAAATAGATAGTGATAAGGATACTTCCAATGTGGTCGTTTCAGACGGAACAGATAAACCATCAAAAAACACTAATAATAATGATAATAACAAACTAGATGTATCCTCTTTAGATAACACTGCTCTTGATTGGTTTTATATACCAAACAATAAACATCAAACACCAGAAGTAAATACTGAGATTGGATTTAAATTTTCTGACTATGATGCTATATACAATGGACCTACAAAGGATGGTCAGAAAACATTATATCTTACATTTGATGAAGGCTATGAAAATGGATACACTTCAAAGATACTCGATATTTTAAAACAAAATCAGGTTAAAGCGGTTTTTTTTGTTACATCTCCATATATAAAAGAAAATAACGATTTAGTAAAAAGAATGGTTTCTGAAGGGCATATAGTTGGAAATCACAGTAAGACTCATCCATCTATGCCAACAAAAACAAGTAATTTAAAAAACTTTAATGATGAATTCTATGATGTTGAAAAACTATATAAAGATGTAACTGGAAAAGATATGGTTAAATTTTTTAGACCTCCTATGGGAAAATACTCAGAAAAAAGCTTGGCAATGACTAAAAATTTAGGATACAAGACTGTATTTTGGAGTTTTGCATATAGAGATTGGGATACTGAAAAACAACCATCACACGAAGAAGCAACACAAAAAATAATGGATAATCTACATGATGGTTCTATATTGCTACTACATGCAGTTTCCAAAACTAGTACAGAAATTTTAAATGATTTTATATCAAATGCAAGAAAACTAGGATATGAATTTGAACTCTTAAAGTATTAA
- a CDS encoding HAMP domain-containing histidine kinase, producing MISKIKPSKLGVILLIYVVISAAVAFILNIPFYSAVESIVKDVSEGKVYFKKEVDQLMDNFQIYVNDNAISSDDGDDIAKWNGDNWFVSMKIYKGNKVFYDTLYYPNEVPDKSEENEFYSSPMARSYEIQFSDIKTNIIVVALFRFRFQNFIEAISITFMALTFIITFLLLFSRKIKYLRKIEMGIKIVESGSLKYRIPVKGNDELSSLASSINEMSHTLENQLIKEREMKNKNKDIVTSISHDVRTPLTSVICYLDLIKDHKYNSPEQLEQYIKNVRSKAYQIKDLTDDLFTHFVNSGEEVSKGYEKINANEFIFQLLLDSSYTLEEKGFHITIENELYNQYHIYVDVTQFRRIFDNLCSNIIKYARRDKPVLFLIKVEDSKLLIIQKNRVSNFSKNVESFGIGIKNCEKIVAYHNGSINVSSDDKEFSIEISIPVKES from the coding sequence TTGATTAGCAAAATTAAGCCATCAAAGTTGGGAGTTATACTATTGATATATGTAGTAATCTCAGCTGCAGTGGCTTTCATTTTAAATATACCATTTTACTCTGCTGTTGAATCTATAGTAAAAGATGTATCAGAAGGAAAAGTGTATTTTAAAAAAGAAGTAGACCAACTTATGGATAATTTCCAAATTTATGTGAATGACAATGCTATAAGTTCAGATGATGGAGACGATATAGCAAAATGGAATGGTGATAATTGGTTTGTTTCTATGAAGATATATAAAGGAAATAAGGTTTTTTATGATACATTGTACTATCCTAATGAAGTGCCTGATAAGAGTGAGGAAAATGAATTTTATAGTAGCCCCATGGCTAGAAGTTATGAGATACAATTTTCTGATATTAAAACTAATATAATTGTAGTAGCTTTGTTTAGATTTAGATTTCAAAATTTTATAGAAGCAATTTCTATTACATTCATGGCGCTTACATTTATTATAACATTCTTACTATTGTTTAGTAGAAAGATAAAATATCTAAGAAAAATAGAAATGGGTATAAAGATAGTAGAGAGTGGTAGTTTAAAGTATAGAATTCCAGTAAAAGGTAATGATGAATTATCATCACTTGCATCTAGTATTAATGAGATGAGTCATACATTGGAGAATCAACTTATAAAAGAAAGAGAGATGAAGAATAAAAATAAAGATATAGTAACTTCAATATCACACGATGTTAGAACTCCATTAACATCAGTAATTTGTTATTTAGATTTAATTAAAGACCATAAATATAATAGTCCTGAACAATTGGAACAATACATAAAAAATGTAAGGTCTAAAGCATATCAAATAAAAGACTTAACAGATGACCTTTTTACCCATTTTGTTAATTCTGGAGAGGAAGTTTCAAAAGGGTATGAAAAAATAAATGCTAATGAATTTATTTTTCAATTGCTTTTAGATAGTTCATATACATTAGAAGAGAAAGGATTTCATATAACAATAGAGAATGAGCTTTATAACCAATATCATATTTATGTAGATGTTACACAATTTAGAAGAATATTTGATAATTTATGTTCTAATATAATAAAATATGCTAGGAGAGATAAGCCTGTATTATTTTTAATTAAAGTGGAAGATTCTAAATTATTAATTATACAAAAAAATAGAGTAAGCAACTTTTCTAAGAATGTAGAAAGTTTTGGAATTGGTATAAAGAATTGTGAGAAAATAGTTGCATATCACAATGGAAGTATAAATGTAAGTTCAGATGATAAAGAATTTTCTATTGAAATATCTATTCCAGTAAAAGAATCTTAA
- a CDS encoding response regulator transcription factor yields the protein MNKEIPKKILVADDNPEIREIVEILLTGEGYEVIMATNGEEAVNLVDSTIDLIILDVVMPVKTGFVACNEIREKTTAPILFLTAKTQDSDKVIGFSAGGDDYLSKPFSYSELISRVKSLLRRYYIYQGKEKEREVNILKTKELCVNLDTQDVTLNGEAVFLTTIEYSILVLMLKNRKKVFSSENLYETIWDEQYFYTANNTIMVHIRNLRKKLEKDQKNPQYIKTAWGKGYYID from the coding sequence ATGAATAAAGAGATTCCAAAAAAAATTTTAGTAGCTGATGATAATCCTGAAATTAGGGAAATCGTAGAAATACTTTTAACTGGTGAAGGTTATGAAGTTATTATGGCAACGAACGGAGAAGAAGCTGTAAACTTAGTAGATAGTACGATTGATTTAATTATTTTGGATGTTGTTATGCCTGTAAAGACTGGGTTTGTTGCATGTAATGAAATTAGAGAAAAAACGACAGCCCCAATATTATTTTTGACTGCAAAAACTCAAGATTCTGACAAGGTTATTGGATTTTCAGCAGGAGGAGATGACTATTTATCAAAGCCTTTTTCATATTCTGAATTAATTTCAAGAGTTAAGTCACTACTTAGACGTTATTATATATATCAGGGAAAGGAAAAGGAAAGAGAGGTAAACATATTAAAAACAAAAGAATTATGTGTAAATTTAGATACTCAAGACGTTACACTAAATGGAGAAGCTGTGTTTTTGACAACTATAGAATATAGTATATTAGTTCTTATGTTGAAAAATAGAAAAAAAGTTTTTTCATCTGAAAATTTATATGAAACTATTTGGGATGAGCAGTATTTTTATACAGCAAATAATACAATAATGGTTCATATTAGAAATTTAAGAAAAAAATTAGAAAAAGACCAAAAAAATCCACAATATATAAAAACTGCATGGGGAAAGGGGTATTATATTGATTAG
- a CDS encoding flippase-like domain-containing protein: MISKTEKKNKCLGSVAFLVLLMGITGYFVFRGQSIESLIESLKGASPMFILIGFAMMIIYVVCEGINIYLGIKALKQKTTILKCMGYAFIGFYFSSITPSASGGQPAQVYYMKKDDINISYSSLILLVIVVIHQVVILAYSGIMFIMEREFILNNVSGMNILLIYGVITNFALVIGVIAIIFSKKLVNNFIISITNLLGKLRIIKDVEGARKVITSQIEEYIKGAQYVKQNPKLVIQILGITIIQITAMFLVPFFVYKAFHLSTYTVFEILAIQSLLNIAVSSLPLPGAVGASENSFMTLFNIFFPGNLLVPAMLLSRGISFYAFVAISGLICIVVHVKSSERVKSVKKVAYIRNIM, encoded by the coding sequence ATGATAAGTAAAACTGAAAAGAAAAATAAATGCCTAGGTAGTGTAGCTTTTTTAGTTTTACTAATGGGCATAACAGGATATTTTGTTTTTAGAGGACAATCAATTGAATCATTAATAGAATCATTAAAAGGTGCAAGTCCTATGTTTATACTAATTGGATTTGCGATGATGATTATATATGTTGTTTGTGAAGGTATAAATATATATTTAGGTATAAAAGCGTTAAAGCAAAAAACAACTATTTTAAAATGTATGGGATATGCTTTTATTGGATTCTATTTTAGTTCAATTACACCTTCAGCATCAGGAGGTCAACCAGCACAAGTTTATTATATGAAAAAAGACGATATAAATATTTCTTATTCTTCACTTATACTATTAGTTATTGTTGTTATTCATCAAGTAGTTATATTGGCATATAGCGGAATAATGTTCATTATGGAGCGTGAATTTATACTAAACAACGTAAGTGGAATGAATATTTTACTAATATATGGTGTAATAACGAATTTTGCTCTTGTAATTGGAGTAATTGCAATTATATTTTCAAAAAAATTGGTAAATAATTTTATAATATCAATAACAAACTTATTAGGTAAGCTAAGAATAATAAAAGATGTTGAGGGAGCTAGAAAAGTTATAACTTCTCAAATTGAAGAGTATATAAAAGGCGCTCAATATGTAAAGCAGAATCCAAAACTTGTAATACAAATTTTAGGCATAACCATTATACAAATAACAGCTATGTTTTTAGTACCGTTCTTTGTATACAAAGCTTTCCATCTGTCAACATATACTGTATTTGAGATATTAGCAATACAATCACTACTTAATATTGCTGTTTCATCACTACCATTACCAGGAGCTGTTGGGGCTTCTGAAAATAGTTTTATGACATTATTTAATATATTTTTCCCAGGCAATTTACTAGTTCCAGCGATGTTACTTAGTAGAGGAATAAGTTTTTATGCATTTGTAGCTATAAGTGGATTGATATGTATTGTAGTACATGTAAAATCTTCTGAAAGAGTAAAATCAGTAAAAAAAGTTGCTTATATAAGAAATATTATGTAG
- a CDS encoding polysaccharide deacetylase family protein, whose product MYVVGLIIFVALIFLAHSIIPTYYNKLLNKEVLKNMTGENEIALTFDDGPDKRYTEKLLDVLKENNIQAMFFVVAKNAEKEPEIIKRMLRENHIVGLHSLEHKNAWLYSYNYVKKDFMESVNIIKNLGVDINYYRPPWGHTNIFSNYFVKKYNLKMTLWDVMAEDWSKDSTVEIIINKLMSRTKENSIICLHDAGENSGGAVDAPERTIEALKIAIPKLKDSGFKFVTPERM is encoded by the coding sequence ATGTATGTAGTAGGTTTAATTATATTTGTTGCATTGATTTTTTTAGCCCATTCAATTATACCTACATACTATAATAAACTATTAAATAAAGAGGTATTAAAGAATATGACTGGAGAAAATGAAATTGCACTTACATTTGATGATGGACCAGATAAGAGATATACAGAAAAATTACTAGATGTGCTGAAAGAAAATAATATACAAGCCATGTTTTTTGTGGTTGCAAAGAATGCTGAAAAAGAGCCTGAAATTATAAAAAGAATGTTAAGAGAAAATCACATAGTCGGTTTACATTCATTGGAACATAAAAACGCATGGCTTTACAGTTACAATTATGTTAAAAAAGATTTTATGGAAAGTGTAAATATAATAAAAAATTTAGGTGTAGATATAAACTATTATCGTCCACCGTGGGGGCATACTAATATATTTTCAAACTACTTTGTTAAAAAATATAATCTAAAAATGACCTTATGGGATGTAATGGCAGAAGATTGGAGTAAAGATAGTACTGTAGAGATTATTATAAACAAGTTGATGAGTAGAACAAAAGAAAATTCTATAATTTGCCTGCATGATGCAGGTGAAAATTCAGGAGGTGCAGTAGATGCACCTGAACGTACTATTGAAGCTTTGAAAATAGCCATTCCAAAACTTAAAGATAGTGGTTTTAAATTTGTAACACCAGAAAGGATGTAG
- a CDS encoding UDP-diphospho-muramoylpentapeptide beta-N-acetylglucosaminyltransferase, whose protein sequence is MKVLILTGKFGMGHYSASNSLSEDIKAKFNNSEIIIKDIFEYIMPNYSEKMYKTFSILVNRGSSLYNLFYKCTENGNKDIKFTFSDYFLTKLDNLLNEVQPTVVISTFPFCSQLVSRYKEKYNSNLPLITCITDISSHSEWISKNTDCYLVASKSTKEELVFKGIDETKVKVNGIPVKKEFKRIGHVNHSTKKNILIMGGGLGLLPKSEQFYRELNDLEGVKTTVITGNNKKMYYKLCGRYENIEVVGYTNEVYKYMKNADLIISKPGGITLFETIYSELPILAFNPFLQQEIDNAGFILNNEIGRILGKNKKYYVDEIKDLIYDDATLKEMSGNMKELKKQFDNNTLENILFSFDEQGACRECM, encoded by the coding sequence ATGAAAGTATTAATTCTTACAGGAAAATTTGGCATGGGTCATTACTCAGCCTCAAATTCTTTAAGTGAAGATATAAAAGCAAAATTTAACAATTCAGAAATAATAATTAAAGATATATTTGAATACATTATGCCTAACTATTCAGAGAAAATGTACAAGACATTTTCTATTCTTGTAAATCGGGGAAGTAGTCTTTATAATTTGTTTTATAAATGTACTGAAAATGGAAATAAAGATATAAAATTTACTTTTTCAGATTATTTTTTAACTAAATTAGATAATTTACTTAATGAAGTACAACCAACAGTAGTTATTTCAACTTTTCCATTCTGTTCTCAACTAGTATCAAGATATAAGGAAAAGTACAATTCAAATCTTCCTTTAATAACATGTATAACAGATATAAGTAGTCACTCAGAATGGATTAGTAAAAATACAGATTGTTATTTAGTAGCTAGTAAATCTACTAAGGAAGAACTTGTTTTTAAGGGAATAGATGAAACTAAGGTTAAAGTTAATGGTATTCCAGTAAAAAAAGAATTTAAAAGAATAGGACATGTAAATCACTCAACTAAAAAAAATATTCTCATAATGGGTGGAGGATTAGGATTACTACCTAAATCAGAACAATTTTACAGAGAGTTAAATGATTTAGAAGGAGTAAAAACTACTGTAATAACTGGTAATAATAAAAAAATGTACTATAAACTATGTGGTAGATATGAAAATATAGAGGTAGTAGGTTACACTAATGAAGTATATAAATATATGAAAAATGCTGACCTTATTATTTCTAAACCAGGTGGAATAACACTATTTGAGACTATTTATTCAGAACTTCCAATATTAGCATTTAATCCATTTTTACAACAAGAAATAGATAATGCTGGCTTTATATTAAACAATGAGATTGGGAGAATACTTGGTAAAAATAAAAAATACTATGTAGATGAGATAAAAGATTTAATTTATGATGATGCTACTCTCAAAGAAATGAGTGGCAATATGAAAGAATTAAAAAAACAGTTTGATAATAATACCTTAGAAAATATTTTATTTTCATTTGATGAACAAGGAGCGTGTAGAGAATGTATGTAG
- a CDS encoding serine hydroxymethyltransferase, whose translation MFENLKKADPEIYESMKRELKRQQRNIELIASENIVSVPVMETMGSHLTNKYAEGYSGKRYYGGCEYIDEVETLAIDRIKKIFKAEHANVQPHSGANANIGVYFAMLKPGDVVMGMNLSQGGHLTHGAPVNISGQYYKFYEYGIDKDSGLIDFDEVRKIAHEVKPKMIVAGASAYPREIDFKKFREIADEVGALLMVDMAHIAGLVAAGLHQNPCEVADFVTTTTHKTLRGPRGGVILCKEKYAKAIDKAIFPGTQGGPLEHIIASKAVCFKEALSEEFKKYQIQVAKNAKALAEELIKRDFKLISGGTDNHLILLDLTNKNITGKAAEKRLDDAYITANKNTIPFDPNGALVTSGIRLGTPAVTTRGMKEEDMAVIAEAIDLCLTYDEESKARTLVVGLTEKYPLYEEYNIMD comes from the coding sequence ATGTTTGAGAACTTGAAAAAAGCAGATCCTGAGATTTATGAAAGTATGAAAAGAGAGTTAAAAAGACAGCAAAGAAATATTGAATTAATAGCATCTGAAAATATAGTATCAGTTCCAGTAATGGAAACTATGGGAAGTCATCTTACAAATAAGTATGCAGAAGGTTACTCAGGCAAAAGATATTATGGTGGATGTGAGTACATAGATGAAGTTGAAACTCTTGCAATAGATAGAATCAAAAAAATATTTAAAGCAGAACATGCTAATGTTCAACCTCACTCTGGAGCAAATGCAAATATTGGCGTATATTTTGCTATGCTAAAACCAGGTGATGTTGTTATGGGAATGAATTTATCTCAAGGTGGGCATTTAACTCATGGTGCTCCAGTTAATATTTCTGGTCAATATTATAAATTTTATGAATATGGTATAGATAAAGACAGTGGACTTATAGATTTTGATGAAGTTAGAAAAATAGCACATGAAGTAAAACCTAAAATGATAGTTGCAGGAGCAAGCGCGTATCCTAGAGAGATAGATTTTAAAAAATTTAGAGAGATAGCTGATGAGGTTGGAGCATTACTTATGGTAGATATGGCTCATATAGCAGGTCTTGTGGCTGCTGGTCTTCACCAAAATCCATGTGAAGTGGCTGATTTTGTTACAACAACAACTCACAAAACTTTAAGAGGACCTCGTGGAGGTGTTATTCTTTGTAAAGAAAAATATGCTAAAGCTATAGACAAAGCAATATTCCCTGGGACTCAAGGTGGACCTCTTGAGCATATAATTGCATCTAAAGCAGTTTGTTTTAAAGAAGCTTTAAGTGAGGAATTTAAAAAGTATCAAATACAAGTTGCTAAAAATGCAAAAGCTTTAGCTGAAGAACTTATTAAAAGAGATTTTAAATTGATTTCTGGGGGTACAGATAATCATTTAATACTATTAGATTTAACTAATAAAAACATAACTGGTAAAGCAGCAGAAAAAAGATTGGATGATGCTTATATAACAGCTAATAAAAATACAATTCCATTTGACCCAAATGGTGCTCTTGTTACAAGTGGAATAAGACTTGGTACTCCAGCTGTAACTACTAGAGGTATGAAAGAAGAAGATATGGCGGTAATTGCTGAGGCTATAGACCTATGTTTAACTTATGATGAAGAATCTAAGGCTAGAACATTGGTTGTTGGTTTAACTGAAAAGTATCCTTTATATGAAGAATATAATATTATGGATTAA
- a CDS encoding threonine/serine exporter family protein — protein MNQNEELEYKKNILKLALFVGELMIKNGAETSRVEDSVLRICRSRGFYHVNIFTTPTVIIISDEKFDGFSFMKTIQSRGINLNKISLLNSFSREFVSDKEYDIDSAIERLYEIQDVKPYPLWLFYSCTGIASACFACLLGGNYVLNFILTFIIAIFAAITYDKTMKISAISAFSCLVSSFLIALSGVLLVEIGILDDPKMLIVGAIMPLLPGVAFIKAIRDLISGNLISGISRAFDAAMIIIAIASGVGFVLDTWYRIGGPF, from the coding sequence ATGAATCAAAATGAGGAACTTGAATATAAGAAAAACATTCTAAAATTAGCTCTATTTGTAGGGGAACTTATGATAAAAAATGGAGCTGAAACATCTAGGGTTGAAGACAGCGTCCTTAGAATATGCAGGTCAAGAGGATTTTATCATGTAAATATTTTTACAACTCCTACAGTAATAATTATTTCAGATGAAAAATTTGATGGTTTTTCGTTTATGAAAACGATTCAATCAAGAGGTATAAACTTAAATAAGATTTCTTTATTAAATAGCTTTTCTCGAGAATTTGTTAGTGACAAAGAATATGATATTGATAGTGCTATTGAACGTCTTTATGAAATCCAAGATGTAAAACCTTATCCTTTATGGTTGTTTTACTCTTGTACAGGAATTGCATCTGCTTGTTTTGCTTGTTTGCTTGGAGGGAATTATGTATTAAATTTTATACTTACATTTATAATAGCAATTTTTGCTGCAATTACTTACGATAAAACGATGAAAATAAGTGCTATATCTGCGTTTTCCTGTTTAGTATCTTCTTTTTTAATTGCACTTTCAGGAGTTCTACTAGTTGAAATAGGCATTTTAGACGACCCTAAAATGCTTATAGTTGGTGCCATAATGCCACTACTCCCAGGAGTTGCTTTTATAAAAGCTATTAGAGATTTAATTTCAGGTAATTTAATATCAGGAATTTCTCGTGCTTTTGATGCTGCTATGATTATTATTGCAATTGCTTCTGGAGTTGGTTTTGTTCTTGATACATGGTATAGAATTGGAGGTCCTTTCTAA
- a CDS encoding threonine/serine exporter family protein, with protein sequence MTDMSMILHFLFSGIATAGFAVFFNAPLYLLLPAGITGGVGWIVYVYLFNFTTNAVFAGFIAAALVSACSETLARKLKQPAIVFVIPGILPLIPGIGLYNTMLSLIQKNYSLAMSKGTDALFLSAAISLGVLVVTSFVRTLNLLKIRKNFLPYRKSK encoded by the coding sequence ATGACTGATATGTCGATGATTTTACATTTTTTATTTTCAGGTATTGCAACTGCTGGATTTGCTGTTTTCTTTAATGCCCCACTTTATCTACTTCTTCCAGCTGGAATAACTGGAGGAGTTGGTTGGATTGTGTATGTTTATTTATTTAATTTTACTACAAATGCAGTTTTTGCAGGTTTTATAGCTGCTGCTTTAGTTTCAGCATGTAGTGAGACTTTGGCTAGAAAACTAAAGCAACCAGCTATTGTGTTCGTAATTCCAGGAATTCTTCCTCTAATACCAGGAATTGGGCTATACAATACAATGTTATCTTTGATTCAGAAGAATTATTCTCTGGCTATGTCAAAAGGTACAGATGCACTGTTTCTAAGCGCTGCAATATCACTTGGTGTATTAGTTGTAACTTCTTTTGTAAGAACATTGAACCTTTTAAAAATCAGAAAAAACTTTCTTCCTTACAGAAAATCAAAATAA
- a CDS encoding SoxR reducing system RseC family protein, protein MNQQGFIMEIVDDKTAKLKMQRHSACAACGKCATTNSAESKEILVEVDNTIGAKVGDHVEVSMDNMNVLKAAVMAYIIPLIALLVGTIGTYYILGAIGMTTGVEAVSGLVGICLTILCYLYLKKNDKKFRDSREFIPVITRILIDL, encoded by the coding sequence ATGAATCAACAAGGATTTATTATGGAAATTGTTGATGATAAAACTGCAAAATTAAAAATGCAAAGACATTCAGCTTGTGCTGCTTGTGGAAAATGTGCTACTACAAATTCAGCAGAGTCAAAAGAAATATTAGTAGAAGTAGATAACACAATTGGTGCAAAAGTTGGTGACCATGTAGAAGTGAGTATGGATAATATGAATGTATTAAAAGCAGCTGTAATGGCCTATATAATACCTCTTATAGCACTTCTTGTTGGAACAATAGGGACTTATTATATATTGGGGGCAATTGGGATGACAACTGGGGTTGAAGCCGTAAGTGGACTAGTTGGAATTTGCCTTACAATACTTTGTTATTTGTACTTAAAGAAGAATGACAAAAAATTCAGAGATAGTAGAGAGTTTATACCAGTAATAACAAGAATATTAATTGACCTTTAA
- a CDS encoding metal-sensitive transcriptional regulator, with product MKERKLAQSNEREALIKRLKRIEGQVKGIQKMVEQERYCVDILVQISAIRSAINRVGTIILENHIKGCVAESIKHDDGEQTEEMIKELMDTINKFTK from the coding sequence ATGAAAGAGAGAAAACTAGCACAAAGCAATGAGAGAGAAGCTCTCATAAAAAGATTAAAGAGAATAGAAGGTCAAGTTAAGGGTATACAGAAGATGGTAGAACAAGAACGTTATTGTGTTGATATATTGGTTCAAATATCCGCTATAAGGTCTGCTATAAATAGAGTAGGCACAATTATCTTGGAGAACCATATAAAAGGATGTGTAGCAGAAAGTATCAAGCATGATGATGGTGAGCAAACTGAAGAGATGATAAAAGAACTTATGGATACTATAAATAAATTTACGAAATAA